GAACTCTCCGGAATAATGTAAGTTATTCGCCAGCATCTGAATATGATTTCCCAGATAGATGTAAGCCGCTTCTAAAGGCAGGACAGCCATGATTCTCGTTTCCGCATGCCTGCTCGGCGCAAGAACAAGGTACGATGCAGGCAAGCTCAGCGTTCCCGATACGCTAAAAAAGCTCATCGAAAGCGGCGAATGCATTGTTCCCGTATGTCCGGAGCAGCTTGGCGGCCTGGCTACACCCAGGTGCAGGAGCGCCGTTCACTGGAAAGGCGATTGTCCTACAGTCATTAACGAGATGGGCAGGGACGTAACAGAGGAGTTCCTTAAGGGCGCTGCAGAGGCTTTGAGGATAGCGGAAACCCTTGGCATACGCAGGGCGATATTCAAATCCCGTTCCCCAT
This window of the bacterium genome carries:
- a CDS encoding DUF523 domain-containing protein translates to MILVSACLLGARTRYDAGKLSVPDTLKKLIESGECIVPVCPEQLGGLATPRCRSAVHWKGDCPTVINEMGRDVTEEFLKGAAEALRIAETLGIRRAIFKSRSPSCGKDGVAARLLNEQGIEVDIIDAEKE